The following proteins are co-located in the Microcystis wesenbergii NRERC-220 genome:
- a CDS encoding Uma2 family endonuclease has protein sequence MSAITPTAQPSTTIQDPSATVYCASPLPDHTQLPDKDGSFVKNYQEPPQADLLTDTITPLLEQLHPDGNYCLGRDCGIYWRLPEHPESLEKGAVAPDWFYVPHVPTTIEGQVRRSFVMWKETIEPVIALEFVSGNGEEERDKTPVKGKFWIYERAIQIPFYGIYEVNKAQIEMYQLVNGRYQKMTPNQRGHYPIVPLKVELGIWQGEYQNQSFPWLRWWDGEGNLLLTSQESTQQERQRAEQERQRADRLAEQLRALGIEPED, from the coding sequence ATGAGTGCAATCACCCCAACGGCACAACCCTCAACCACAATTCAGGACCCTTCTGCAACGGTTTATTGCGCTTCCCCTTTACCCGATCACACCCAACTCCCCGATAAAGATGGAAGTTTTGTGAAAAACTATCAAGAGCCTCCCCAAGCAGACCTTTTAACGGATACTATTACACCCCTTTTGGAGCAATTACATCCTGACGGTAATTACTGTCTGGGTCGAGATTGTGGGATTTATTGGCGATTGCCAGAGCATCCAGAATCCCTAGAAAAAGGTGCTGTTGCTCCCGATTGGTTTTATGTTCCCCATGTCCCCACAACCATTGAGGGTCAAGTCCGGCGTTCCTTTGTGATGTGGAAAGAAACCATTGAACCGGTTATTGCCTTAGAATTTGTCTCTGGCAATGGTGAAGAAGAACGGGATAAAACGCCTGTCAAGGGTAAATTTTGGATCTATGAGCGAGCGATTCAAATTCCTTTTTATGGAATTTATGAAGTTAACAAGGCCCAGATCGAGATGTACCAGTTAGTTAATGGTCGTTACCAAAAAATGACTCCTAATCAGCGCGGTCATTATCCCATTGTTCCTCTCAAGGTAGAGTTAGGAATTTGGCAGGGGGAATACCAAAATCAATCCTTTCCCTGGCTTCGCTGGTGGGATGGGGAAGGTAACTTGTTGTTAACTTCCCAGGAATCTACTCAACAGGAACGACAACGAGCCGAACAGGAACGACAACGAGCCGATCGCCTAGCGGAACAGTTGAGGGCCTTGGGGATAGAACCTGAAGATTAA
- a CDS encoding DUF2252 domain-containing protein, whose translation MNHQIETPIRSPSQARFRSREERIQIGKSLRERLPRSSHAIWQPPAAGREPIEIIEASNRGRLQELIPIRYGRMLRSPFTFLRGSAALMAYDLATTPKTDVIVQACGDCHLLNFGFFATPERNLVFDINDFDETLPAPWEWDLKRLVVSFVIAGRDSDLSDRESKAAAIDCARSYREHLREYSRLSPLEVWYTRIGVEQVIEMAPDEKTRKIREQMMTKARERIIEHLYPKIVTQSGGRNRFVDQPPILYHVNEPDWETLVREGLEDYRQSLPEERRVLFDRYQLEDFALKVVGIGSVGTRCYIALLFSEDNHPLILQVKEACPSVLEPYTAKSQYENQGQRVVTGQRLMQSSSDIFLGWTQGRRGNNFYLRQLRDMKFSLPIEGVSAVQLQRYAEFCGWTLARAHAKSGDAATISGYLGKGDQFDLAMGEFASAYAEQTERDHAALVEAVKTGRVEALVEEDL comes from the coding sequence ATGAACCACCAAATAGAAACCCCTATCCGCTCACCTTCTCAAGCTCGATTCCGTTCACGGGAAGAACGCATCCAGATCGGTAAATCCCTGCGGGAGCGATTGCCGCGTTCTAGCCACGCTATCTGGCAACCCCCCGCAGCCGGTCGGGAGCCGATCGAGATCATCGAAGCATCAAATCGGGGGCGATTACAGGAATTGATTCCCATCCGCTACGGGCGTATGTTGCGGAGTCCCTTTACCTTCCTGCGCGGTTCCGCTGCTTTGATGGCCTACGATCTGGCCACCACTCCCAAAACCGACGTTATCGTGCAGGCCTGCGGAGATTGCCACCTCTTGAACTTCGGATTTTTTGCCACCCCCGAACGCAATTTAGTCTTCGATATTAACGATTTCGACGAAACCCTGCCCGCACCTTGGGAATGGGATCTCAAGCGTCTGGTGGTCAGCTTTGTCATCGCTGGCAGGGATAGCGATCTATCCGATCGAGAATCGAAGGCGGCGGCGATCGATTGCGCTCGTTCCTATCGGGAACACCTGCGGGAATATTCTCGCCTCAGTCCGTTAGAGGTGTGGTACACGCGCATAGGAGTGGAACAGGTGATCGAGATGGCCCCCGACGAAAAGACGCGGAAGATACGGGAACAGATGATGACAAAGGCCCGCGAGCGCATCATCGAACATCTCTACCCCAAGATCGTCACCCAAAGCGGGGGACGCAATCGCTTTGTCGATCAGCCGCCCATTCTCTACCATGTCAACGAACCGGATTGGGAGACTCTCGTGCGTGAGGGTCTGGAAGACTATCGCCAATCCCTGCCGGAGGAACGCCGGGTCCTGTTCGATCGCTACCAGTTAGAGGACTTTGCCCTGAAAGTGGTGGGCATTGGTAGTGTCGGCACCAGATGTTATATCGCCCTATTGTTCTCGGAAGATAACCATCCCCTCATCCTACAAGTTAAGGAGGCTTGCCCTTCGGTTCTGGAACCCTATACCGCCAAGAGCCAGTATGAAAATCAGGGACAACGGGTGGTTACAGGCCAGAGATTGATGCAATCCTCTAGCGACATATTTTTAGGCTGGACCCAGGGAAGACGGGGCAATAACTTCTATTTACGGCAACTGCGGGATATGAAGTTTTCCCTACCCATTGAGGGAGTATCGGCCGTCCAACTGCAACGCTACGCCGAGTTCTGTGGCTGGACCTTGGCCCGCGCCCACGCCAAATCTGGAGATGCGGCCACCATTAGCGGTTATTTGGGGAAAGGAGATCAGTTCGATCTAGCGATGGGAGAATTTGCGAGCGCTTATGCGGAGCAGACAGAACGAGATCACGCCGCTTTGGTGGAAGCGGTCAAAACAGGACGGGTCGAGGCTTTGGTAGAAGAAGATTTATAG
- a CDS encoding PatA/PatG family cyanobactin maturation protease, translating into MPDLNAIPGMTALRSHTKGDPRIKIAVLDGPIDLDRACFQGANITRLDPYWSEEFPIDPQHLQAFLDVEKSGKSEEEKEDLFKEAIPDQNIRESLHLRFHANHIISTICGQPDSPVEGIAPNATVINIPIAYSNEDFINPLNLSRAISTAIEQGVNIIHCAACHPTQSGLAHEFIDKAIRQAQANNILVIAPGGNDKGECWCVPAVLENVLTVGAMKDTGEPFKFSNFGGKYATQGILAPGENILGAQPGTDDPIRKKGTSCAAPIVTGTAALLMSLQLEQGLSPDAEAVRAALINSAIPCDPNQVEEPERCLLGKINIAGAYELITGQKLSSLPSSITENAITSPILSGKYILDPQPIATGSFKIYKAVDATNPGVNLAIKVYQLNLEEQLATGNKTFFKSLSKEMANEALKREIQALTELKHPRIIKLLDYGVDEHTDNEFLVLEWMDWNLEDYLQVYPYKDWHDFYINIALPILEGLEFCHRHHYIHRDIHPTNILIDNQSNVKLADFNVSTKIDNNDNSNITLVSLLKLGRGIYVPPEPGNGLNSYTRDVFAFGILVLDCLTDVELSNYEDVLAALQKLDAPLPIKNLIAATIALDPEKRPATAKVLLRELQAIENLEQLKKPLVKESEIKLNSHLVSGNTNLNQVSSNIAVTTPVSANLINASQASITPSQRSNLVYVLGTLGYDFGTEARRDTFKQLMPTITIDNLELPSNPYDARQMVDYLESNLSETKSLIWTVNLELTPIYAIKPVGAFAAEIYQVMQYMLAGQILPEADEDYVERVSIPGMLTEETVRLFSGQIVPVIKVNSPRGMYGWKVNTLIESALETVSAEHEIADEARMRRSLTSFLNRIYYDLRNVGQIARDRALNFAATNAFQAVQTFSQAVAMGMELHSIEVEKSPFCRYGSECWDVKLKFFDPENGLRAKRVFRFTIDVSDRTPVTLGEVRSWAVSK; encoded by the coding sequence ATGCCTGATCTCAATGCTATCCCCGGAATGACTGCTCTTCGCTCCCATACCAAAGGCGATCCACGCATCAAAATCGCCGTTCTTGATGGACCGATTGACTTAGACCGCGCCTGTTTCCAAGGAGCAAATATTACCCGCCTTGATCCCTATTGGTCGGAAGAATTTCCCATCGATCCGCAACACTTACAAGCGTTTTTAGATGTAGAAAAAAGTGGCAAAAGTGAAGAAGAAAAAGAGGATCTGTTCAAAGAAGCAATCCCCGATCAAAACATCCGTGAAAGTTTGCATTTGCGCTTCCATGCTAACCATATTATCAGCACCATTTGTGGACAGCCAGATTCACCAGTAGAAGGGATTGCTCCTAACGCTACTGTAATTAATATTCCCATCGCCTATAGCAACGAAGATTTTATTAATCCCCTCAATCTTTCTAGGGCAATTAGTACCGCGATTGAACAGGGAGTTAATATTATCCATTGTGCCGCTTGTCACCCAACTCAAAGCGGATTAGCTCACGAATTTATTGATAAAGCAATTCGTCAGGCTCAAGCTAATAATATCCTAGTGATTGCCCCCGGAGGTAATGATAAAGGAGAGTGTTGGTGTGTTCCCGCAGTATTAGAAAATGTCCTAACAGTGGGAGCGATGAAAGATACGGGAGAGCCATTTAAATTTAGTAATTTTGGTGGTAAATATGCAACTCAAGGGATTCTCGCTCCCGGAGAGAATATTTTAGGCGCTCAACCCGGAACCGATGACCCCATCCGCAAAAAAGGGACTAGCTGCGCGGCTCCCATTGTGACAGGAACAGCCGCTTTATTAATGAGTTTACAATTAGAACAGGGGTTATCTCCCGATGCAGAAGCAGTAAGAGCCGCCTTGATTAATAGTGCCATCCCCTGCGATCCTAATCAAGTAGAAGAACCGGAACGCTGTTTATTAGGAAAAATTAATATTGCGGGTGCTTACGAATTAATTACCGGACAAAAATTATCAAGCTTACCCAGTTCAATAACAGAAAACGCCATCACCTCACCTATACTCAGTGGCAAATACATTTTAGATCCACAACCTATAGCAACGGGAAGTTTTAAAATCTATAAAGCTGTTGATGCAACTAACCCCGGCGTAAATCTTGCTATTAAGGTATATCAACTAAATCTGGAGGAACAACTAGCAACTGGTAATAAAACTTTTTTCAAATCCTTGAGTAAGGAGATGGCAAATGAAGCCTTAAAGAGAGAAATACAAGCTCTCACAGAGTTAAAACATCCTAGAATTATCAAACTGCTTGATTATGGTGTTGATGAACATACAGATAATGAGTTTTTGGTGCTTGAATGGATGGACTGGAATTTAGAAGATTATCTTCAAGTTTATCCCTATAAAGATTGGCATGACTTTTATATAAATATTGCCTTACCGATTCTTGAAGGTCTGGAATTTTGTCACCGTCATCACTATATCCACAGAGACATTCATCCGACAAATATTCTTATTGACAATCAAAGTAATGTCAAGCTTGCTGATTTTAACGTTTCCACGAAAATTGACAATAACGATAATAGTAATATTACCTTAGTCTCTCTGTTGAAACTTGGGCGAGGTATTTATGTTCCTCCTGAACCGGGTAATGGGCTAAACAGCTATACTAGAGATGTGTTTGCCTTTGGCATTTTAGTGTTAGATTGTTTGACTGATGTTGAATTGTCTAATTATGAAGATGTTTTAGCTGCACTACAAAAACTTGATGCACCACTACCCATTAAAAATTTAATTGCAGCGACAATTGCCCTTGATCCCGAAAAAAGACCGGCTACAGCCAAAGTTCTTTTAAGAGAATTACAAGCAATTGAAAACCTAGAACAGCTTAAAAAGCCCTTAGTCAAGGAATCTGAAATAAAACTCAATTCCCATCTGGTTAGTGGAAACACAAATCTTAATCAAGTATCATCAAATATCGCTGTCACAACTCCTGTTTCTGCAAACTTGATCAATGCTAGTCAAGCAAGCATTACTCCTAGTCAACGGTCAAACCTGGTTTATGTGTTAGGAACTTTAGGTTATGACTTCGGCACAGAAGCGCGTCGGGACACCTTTAAACAGTTAATGCCAACCATCACGATCGATAATCTTGAATTACCATCCAATCCCTACGATGCGCGGCAAATGGTAGATTATTTAGAAAGTAATCTATCAGAAACTAAGTCTTTAATTTGGACAGTCAATTTAGAACTAACTCCCATCTATGCAATTAAACCCGTGGGAGCTTTTGCCGCCGAGATTTATCAAGTCATGCAATATATGTTAGCGGGTCAAATATTGCCAGAAGCTGACGAAGATTATGTGGAAAGGGTGAGTATACCTGGTATGCTGACCGAGGAAACCGTGAGACTTTTTTCTGGTCAAATTGTTCCCGTCATCAAGGTTAATAGTCCCCGGGGAATGTATGGCTGGAAAGTTAATACTCTCATTGAATCAGCGCTAGAAACTGTTAGCGCAGAACATGAAATCGCCGATGAAGCGAGGATGCGTCGTTCTCTGACCAGTTTCTTAAATCGCATTTATTATGACTTACGCAATGTCGGACAAATCGCCCGCGATCGCGCTTTAAATTTTGCGGCTACTAACGCTTTTCAAGCCGTACAAACCTTCTCCCAAGCAGTAGCGATGGGAATGGAACTACACAGTATTGAAGTAGAAAAAAGCCCCTTCTGTCGCTACGGAAGTGAATGCTGGGATGTGAAATTAAAATTCTTTGATCCCGAAAATGGTCTGCGTGCCAAACGAGTTTTTCGCTTTACCATTGATGTCAGCGATCGCACTCCAGTAACCTTAGGAGAAGTGCGCTCTTGGGCTGTTTCTAAGTGA
- a CDS encoding S8 family serine peptidase: protein MTNLPTIPGLKELQKQTKGASEITVAILDGVVDTDHPCFKGAALTRLPTLVQHQATAWQMSTHGTHIASLIFGQPNSDIQGIALNLQVLSPRPSTVPLGDRLVVVPVRLVVVPVE from the coding sequence ATGACTAACCTCCCAACTATTCCAGGATTAAAAGAACTACAAAAACAAACCAAAGGCGCATCAGAAATAACCGTCGCCATTCTCGATGGTGTAGTTGATACCGACCATCCCTGCTTCAAGGGGGCAGCTCTAACCCGTTTACCCACCCTCGTCCAGCATCAAGCCACCGCCTGGCAAATGTCCACCCACGGAACCCATATTGCCAGCCTCATCTTCGGACAACCCAACAGCGACATCCAAGGTATTGCCCTTAATCTTCAGGTTCTATCCCCAAGGCCCTCAACTGTTCCGCTAGGCGATCGGCTCGTTGTCGTTCCTGTTCGGCTCGTTGTCGTTCCTGTTGAGTAG
- a CDS encoding Uma2 family endonuclease: MIATTTISPQLTIPRLENGDKLTRREFERRYNAMPKLKKAELIEGIVYIMASPLRIKNHGEPHAQIITWLGLYQAFTPNLQLGDNCTVRLDADNEPQPDALLRIKNGGQSTISEDGYVEGAPELIVEIAASTVSLDLHQKLNVYRRNQVQEYLVWRVEDGEFDWFRLTNEEYIKLEPNSEGIICSQIFPGLWLDRDALLAGDLAKVLEVLQLGIARR, translated from the coding sequence ATGATAGCAACTACAACAATTTCTCCTCAATTAACCATTCCACGCCTAGAAAATGGGGACAAGCTTACTCGTCGTGAATTTGAGCGTAGATATAATGCTATGCCAAAGCTGAAAAAGGCAGAACTGATTGAAGGAATTGTTTATATTATGGCTTCTCCCCTAAGAATTAAGAACCATGGTGAACCTCATGCTCAGATTATCACCTGGTTAGGTTTGTATCAAGCCTTCACCCCGAATCTGCAATTAGGTGATAATTGTACGGTTCGTCTTGATGCAGACAATGAACCTCAACCCGATGCACTATTAAGAATTAAAAATGGTGGACAATCAACGATTAGTGAGGATGGTTATGTCGAAGGTGCGCCAGAGTTAATCGTCGAAATTGCAGCGAGTACCGTCTCCCTTGACTTACATCAAAAACTTAATGTTTATCGCCGTAACCAAGTGCAAGAATATCTAGTCTGGCGAGTCGAAGATGGAGAATTTGATTGGTTTAGATTAACAAATGAAGAATATATTAAACTTGAACCGAACTCAGAAGGGATAATTTGTTCCCAGATCTTCCCTGGATTATGGTTAGATAGGGATGCTTTACTAGCCGGTGACTTAGCCAAGGTTTTAGAGGTTTTGCAATTAGGAATAGCTAGGAGATAA